The genomic interval GTGAAACAAAAACAAGATATTCATGCTGGGCTTGTCAGCGGTGGCGCTACAGTAGCCGACAATAAAGTGATAACACAAGGCAATCAGCTTATTGAAGGTAGTTACGATATTAACCTGGCGGAAATCAGGTTGCTCTGGCTGGCCTTGTCCAAAATCGACAGTAAGAACCCGCAGCCGGAGGGCGCGGAGATTGTGTTAACTGCGCCTGAGTACAGCGCTATGTATGATCTTGAATTAGCAAATAGCGCCCATCAGCTTCAATCTGTATCATTAACTTTAGGCTCAAAACCTATTTATACTTATGAGTGGAACGAGCGTAAAAAAAGAGTGGATGCAGTTGCTAGATATTGGTTTTCAGCTATTACCTATGGGGCTAATAAAGGCGCAGATATAACACTTTCTTTCTCTCCGAAAATCGCCCCTTTTCTATACGATCTGAAAAATGAATTTACGCAAATGAATGTGTTTGCAATGGCAAAACTTGATACTCCATTTGCATTTAGACTTTATTCCTGGCTAAGCCGATATAGAAAACTTGATAAATATAAAAACCCAAAATCGGGCGTTATCAGCACTGAAAAAATTAGCATTGATTGGATGAAGGATCGTTCTGGTCTGACGGGTAAATATGCAGACTTTAAAAATTTCAGGGTTAGAGTTCTCGATCCTGCTGTTGATGCTATCAACCGAACGACTGACCTGACAGTTCGCTATGAAACTGTTACTACAGGAAGGAAGGTTACGCATCTGGTTTTCAACTACATCGTTGAAGGTGATAAAGCTTACATCAGGGTTAAGCCAGAACCGCCTAAGCTACCGCGTAGGCCGAGAGTTAAGAAGGGTAGTCATGGTGAGGGTGAATGGGCTAAAACGTGCCTTGATTTGGTACGTGAGTATGAAAAGAAGTTAAAAGAATACGATAAAAAAGAAGAGTTGCCAGTGGCTTATCTGCGTAAAGAAATTCTTTATTATGGAATCATAGGCAATACTGAGGCGGTTAGCTATATAGAGCGGCTTATTTCAGAACGTAAATCAAAACGAGCCGCAAAAAAAGAGGAAAAGTGATTGTATACGATTAACCCGCTTTCTAAGAAAAATTTATTGCTGCATATTCATAAAATCAGCAATATTTTTCCTGAGCTAACCAGCACTGAACTGGTAACGCTTATGTTGCATTCATCTGGGTTGAAACCTCCTAGAATGGGGGAGTTAATGTCAATATCAAAAAAAACGATAAACTCTCACATTGAAAACATACGGGTAAAGTTTCAGTTAGATAATTATGAAGAAGTTAAACAGGTATTTGAGCTACGAATTACGCTCAACTCTAACCCTGAACGTTATAAATCTCTTTTCCCTGAGATAAGCGATGAACTTTACCAGTGCATGATCCTGGTATGTATGGGATTTACAATTGAAGAAATTGTTAACAGGGAAAAAGAAAAAACCGCTGAACTGATACGTAAGCAGATAGAGGACTTGAAAAGCACTTATGCGGTTGATTTTTTGTCAGATCTAAGGGTATTCTTCATGATTCGATTAAAGCTTGACCAGGCTAAGCATGGCTGAACTAAAAATGTAGTAATGCTTAACTTAATGGATGACTTGTAAAGGATTGATTAGCATATGGATTTTGCTTTTTATGTCATATTGGCGTGTTAAATAACTGTTAATAGAAGTATTAGTTATAGGAATAGTTAAAATAACTATTTCCTGTATACGTTTGAAGCGTTATAATCCTTCCTGTGATTGGGAAATCCCAATCTCTAAGGGGTGTTAATGTTGCATTATTATGAGGACACTAAAGGGGGGAAGTCTTACAAGTCTGTAGCGGTACGCCTCGATCTGGATGGTAAGTTGAACCGAATCCTAAGTGCTTTAAGTGAAGGGGTGAATGTTGGAAAGAAGAACATAATCGAAGCGATATTTAATATATCCATCGGTAATGATGAATTTTTTTCTACGTTTGATCCTCATAAAGACTGGAAGCCTCAAGTAGTTTATGAGGGTTATTGTTCGGTTGGTGTATCAATTCAGTTAGATGCTTACCTCAACTTTAAGATAACAACCTTAAGCCGCAAGGCGGGGATAAATAAAAAGAAACTTTTGATTCTGGTCTTAGATCAGTTCATTGAGAGCTTGCCAGTGTTAGCGCTGGTAAAGAAAAAACTAGCTCTCAAAGTTAAGTGAAGTTACTTAACAGGCTCTTTAACAATATGGATATAGTAGTTTTTTGCGAAATACACGCTTTATATTTAATATAAAAGTGGAAAAGGGGGTATTATGGTTCTTGCTGCTCCTGTATTGGCAAGTCTGCTAATGCAATGCGGTGGGAATGTTGATCCGACTACACTACAAACAATTATTTCAGTGGAGTCAGACGGCAATCCTTACGTTGTGGCAAATGTCACTAAAAACACTTCGCACTACTTTAAATCCAAAAATGAAGCAGTCCATTTTGTTAATGAGCTTGCTAAAGTAGGTGATAAATATTCTGTCGGACTTGGACAGATTTATGTAGGTAACTTTAAAGGTTATGGGTTGACTAATGAAACGGCCTTTGACTTTTGCAAGAACGTTACGGTGGCCTCAAAGATATTCGAGGAATGTTATTACCGTGCGATTGATAGCGGGGAATACCCTGATGAACAGCAAGCATTGAGGGCTGCGGCATCGTGCTACTATTCAAATAATTTTACGAGGGGGTTCAAAAAGGAGAAGAACGGGAAAAGCTATATTGATCTGGCTAATAACGCTGTGAATAAAATCTATTCTGTTCCGGCTATGAAACCAGTGGGGGCAGGGGATAGCCTAACGCCAGTTAACAATAATCTGCGGCGCGGC from Mixta hanseatica carries:
- a CDS encoding replication initiation protein — protein: MKQKQDIHAGLVSGGATVADNKVITQGNQLIEGSYDINLAEIRLLWLALSKIDSKNPQPEGAEIVLTAPEYSAMYDLELANSAHQLQSVSLTLGSKPIYTYEWNERKKRVDAVARYWFSAITYGANKGADITLSFSPKIAPFLYDLKNEFTQMNVFAMAKLDTPFAFRLYSWLSRYRKLDKYKNPKSGVISTEKISIDWMKDRSGLTGKYADFKNFRVRVLDPAVDAINRTTDLTVRYETVTTGRKVTHLVFNYIVEGDKAYIRVKPEPPKLPRRPRVKKGSHGEGEWAKTCLDLVREYEKKLKEYDKKEELPVAYLRKEILYYGIIGNTEAVSYIERLISERKSKRAAKKEEK
- a CDS encoding lytic transglycosylase domain-containing protein; this translates as MVLAAPVLASLLMQCGGNVDPTTLQTIISVESDGNPYVVANVTKNTSHYFKSKNEAVHFVNELAKVGDKYSVGLGQIYVGNFKGYGLTNETAFDFCKNVTVASKIFEECYYRAIDSGEYPDEQQALRAAASCYYSNNFTRGFKKEKNGKSYIDLANNAVNKIYSVPAMKPVGAGDSLTPVNNNLRRGIVYQQPEGDQPEMVESAINVEGNKPARAAWDVFNDFAK
- a CDS encoding helix-turn-helix transcriptional regulator, which codes for MYTINPLSKKNLLLHIHKISNIFPELTSTELVTLMLHSSGLKPPRMGELMSISKKTINSHIENIRVKFQLDNYEEVKQVFELRITLNSNPERYKSLFPEISDELYQCMILVCMGFTIEEIVNREKEKTAELIRKQIEDLKSTYAVDFLSDLRVFFMIRLKLDQAKHG